Proteins from a single region of Punica granatum isolate Tunisia-2019 chromosome 8, ASM765513v2, whole genome shotgun sequence:
- the LOC116187666 gene encoding uncharacterized protein LOC116187666, translated as MASSAASCLSGGERRQYWWLTNRKVVDKYIRDSRNLIATREQSEITSALSLLDAALELSPRLEQALELKARSLLHLRRFRDIADMLQDYIPSLKMGSDDSSSSSSDGSSQQQSREQATLLPGRDSPGSREPSLRCFSISDLKKKVMAGLTRSCDKEGQWRYLVLGQACCHLGLMEDAVALLQTWKRLNSAAFRRESIHLSEDSFSLSNAQFSTDVTASLVPSSPPKGPSECESINHLLGHIKFLLRRQAAALAALDAGLYSESIRHFSKIIDGRYGAPQWFLAQCYMLRATAFKSAGRVVESIADCNRTLALNPTSIQALETRAVLLESIRCLPDCLHDLEHLRLLYNTILRDRKLPVPAWKQQNVHYKEIPRKLGALTSKVQELKQRMATGDTGHIDYYALIGLRRGCSRSELERAYRLLSLKHKPNRALDFLDKCEFEQGYDFDSIKDRAKMSGLLLYRLLQKAYASIASIIMDEEEVDKQRKKAAAALQAEQAAVQVPKTHEPKPKAESSLPIAPKRSESSAPKQISLTSNAKKVCPDPSVHRGVFCRDMAAVGSLLAQVGYNRPLPVKYAALSC; from the exons ATGGCTTCTTCTGCCGCTTCCTGCCTGAGCGGCGGCGAGAGGAGACAGTACTGGTGGCTCACCAACCGGAAG GTCGTGGATAAGTACATCAGAGACTCGCGGAACCTCATCGCGACTCGAGAGCAGAGCGAGATCACCTCGGCGCTGAGTCTCCTCGATGCTGCGCTCGAGCTATCGCCTCGGCTCGAGCAAGCTCTCGAGCTGAAGGCGAGATCCCTGCTCCACCTCAGGCGGTTCAGAGACATTGCCGATATGCTCCAGGATTACATCCCGAGCCTCAAAATGGGGAGTGACgattcctcctcctcatcgtCCGATGGCTCCTCTCAGCAGCAGTCCAGAGAGCAGGCCACCCTCTTGCCGGGTCGTGACTCGCCGGGGAGCAGGGAGCCGAGTTTGAGGTGCTTCTCTATTTCGGACCTGAAGAAGAAAGTCATGGCGGGCTTGACCAGGAGCTGCGACAAGGAAGGGCAATGGAG GTACTTGGTTCTAGGTCAAGCATGCTGCCACTTAGGCCTGATGGAGGATGCCGTTGCCCTCCTTCAGACATGGAAACGACTCAACAGCGCCGCTTTTCGCCGTGAAAGCATCCACTTGTCGGAGGACAGCTTCTCACTATCCAATGCCCAATTCTCGACCGACGTAACCGCATCTTTGGTTCCTAGCTCCCCACCCAAAGGCCCATCTGAGTGCGAGTCCATAAATCATCTCCTTGGCCACATAAAGTTCCTTCTTCGTCGCCAAGCAGCTGCGCTTGCAGCCCTTGATGCTGGCCTATATTCTGAGTCCATTCGCCACTTTAGCAAAATCATAGATGGACGCTATGGTGCCCCACAATGGTTCCTCGCTCAATGCTACATGCTACGAGCCACGGCCTTCAAATCAGCTGGACGGGTTGTAGAGTCTATTGCTGATTGCAATAGAACGCTTGCCCTGAACCCGACCAGCATTCAAGCCCTAGAAACACGAGCTGTCCTCCTGGAATCCATTCGGTGCTTGCCTGATTGCTTGCACGATCTCGAGCACCTCAGACTCCTCTACAACACGATCTTGCGAGACCGGAAACTCCCGGTTCCCGCTTGGAAACAGCAGAACGTGCATTACAAGGAAATTCCCAGGAAATTGGGCGCTCTCACCTCAAAAGTTCAAGAACTGAAGCAAAGGATGGCAACTGGCGATACTGGACACATCGATTACTATGCTTTGATCGGGTTGAGAAGGGGTTGCTCACGTTCAGAGCTGGAGAGGGCTTATCGGTTGCTTTCTCTTAAGCACAAGCCGAACAGGGCTTTGGATTTTCTAGATAAGTGTGAGTTCGAACAGGGTTATGACTTTGATTCGATAAAGGACAGAGCGAAGATGTCGGGTTTGTTACTCTATAGGCTGCTCCAGAAGGCATATGCCAGTATCGCGTCTATTATAATGGATGAGGAAGAGGTCGACAAGCAGAGAAAGAAGGCTGCAGCTGCTTTACAAGCGGAACAAGCAGCAGTTCAAGTGCCAAAAACCCATGAGCCGAAACCTAAAGCAGAATCTTCCCTACCAATCGCCCCAAAAAGATCAGAAAGTTCTGCTCCTAAACAGATCAGTTTGACCAGCAACGCGAAGAAAGTATGTCCTGATCCTTCGGTTCATCGGGGAGTCTTCTGCAGGGACATGGCTGCAGTAGGAAGTTTGTTAGCTCAGGTGGGATATAATCGTCCACTCCCTGTGAAATATGCGGCATTGAGTTGCTAA
- the LOC116189343 gene encoding transmembrane protein 205, with product MGWLGRFVVAVAFLAVGVIFSPETFGSEGSGGRPGKLETGLKLAHLLCFATAWGAALWVTFIGGIIMFKNLPRHMFGNLQSKMFPAYFALVGACCAVSLASFGYLHPWKSASTTEKYQLGFLASSFAFDLANLLVFTPMTIQMMKQRHKIEREANIGEEIGWSKNQEAAKVNPELAAMNKKFGMIHGLSSLANIMSFGSLAMHSWYLAGKLNL from the exons ATGGGGTGGCTGGGCAGATTTGTGGTGGCGGTGGCGTTCCTTGCCGTGGGGGTGATATTCTCGCCGGAGACATTCGGATCGGAGGGCAGCGGCGGCCGCCCGGGGAAGCTCGAGACGGGGCTGAAGCTGGCCCACCTCCTCTGCTTCGCCACCGCTTGGGGCGCCGCTCTCTGGGTCACCTTCATCGGCGGCATCATCATGTTCAA GAATCTTCCGAGGCACATGTTTGGTAACCTGCAGAGcaagatgtttcccgcgtaTTTCGCATTGGTTGGGGCATGCTGTGCAGTTTCTCTGGCTTCGTTCGGGTATTTACATCCATGGAAGTCAGCTTCCACCACTGAGAAGTACCAGCTCGGGTTTCTCGCATCTTCCTTTGCTTTCGACCTTGCAAACTTGTTGGTATTTACTCCCATGACTATCCAG ATGATGAAGCAAAGGCACAAGATTGAAAGAGAAGCAAACATTGGGGAGGAGATTGGGTGGTCAAAGAACCAGGAAGCCGCGAAGGTCAACCCAGAACTCGCTGCAATGAACAAGAAGTTTGGGATGATACATGGGCTATCGTCTCTTGCTAATATTATGTCCTTCGGGAGTCTCGCTATGCACTCGTGGTATTTGGCTGGTAAGCTCAATCTCTGA
- the LOC116189028 gene encoding LOW QUALITY PROTEIN: phospholipase A1 PLIP2, chloroplastic (The sequence of the model RefSeq protein was modified relative to this genomic sequence to represent the inferred CDS: inserted 2 bases in 2 codons; deleted 1 base in 1 codon) yields MDGLCLKSGIQGMPPPAISLAGAFEGRASMCHVSTSGRSSVDRSKVLAAPPPPPQRTNPAASSSSSHSRPYRFSFRYPLKSLWFGGNGGGGNARRGIALDDAVLVENPEKTNGADVGVDGEAENSVGSDGENGNWVFKILHLRTGTKEGEQQQQQHSDGEIVRVLEKGLVGDEEKECSPEEEELEGDGDDGEDWCDACRVDYDEKEKEIQIDRDTFSGFLHRVSLDQAKLYAKMAYLGNLAYAISEIKPANLLKTCGLRLVTSSVDERGLVAKAAEDQVSNEVQEESQQAKEMTENEKQKSSGYQLSASAAYHAAASAASYMHSHVKGILSSTPSDAESDQRLLGETMDGVDIMNSDMVNFMAATDSVTAVVAAEEEVKQALADDLKSKYSSPCEWFICDDDRSNTRFFVIQGSESLASWQANLLFEPIQFEGFDTLVHRGIYEAAKGMYEQMLPEVRAHLKAHGDQATFRFTGHSLGGSLSLLINLMLLIRGEVPASQLLPVITFGAPSIMCGGDRLLRXLGLPRSHVQAVTMHRDIVPRAFSCSYPNHVAELLKAINGNFRNHPCLNNEKLLYAPMGELLILQPDEKFSPRHDLLPSGSGLYLLSCLLTDFSEGQKQIRAAQKLFFDSPHPLEILSDRGAYGQXGTIQRDHDMNSYLKSVRVVIRQELNRIRKARRERRRKLWWPLVGSTDLNDGIVLDRTVRPINAGQHQFSFSGIIGTGQESIKRFSRLVASQRMHLFMVLLLPARLLLLGAYSVISFS; encoded by the exons ATGGACGGCTTGTGCCTGAAATCGGGTATCCAGGGCATGCCCCCGCCGGCGATCTCGCTGGCCGGTGCCTTCGAAGGCCGAGCGTCGatgtgccacgtcagcacctCAGGGAGGTCCTCCGTGGACCGGTCCAAGGTGTTGGCTGCcccgccgccgccgccccAGAGGACCAACCCCGCTGCGTCGTCGTCGTCTTCTCATTCCCGTCCTTACAGGTTCTCTTTTAG GTACCCTTTGAAGTCTCTGTGGTTCGGAGGTAATGGCGGCGGAGGTAATGCACGCAGAGGGATTGCTCTGGACGATGCCGTCTTGGTCGAGAACCCGGAGAAGACTAATGGTGCAGATGTTGGAGTGGATGGCGAGGCCGAAAACTCGGTGGGCTCTGATGGGGAAAACGGGAACTGGGTGTTCAAGATCCTCCACCTAAGGACTGGGACAAAAGaaggggagcagcagcagcagcagcacagTGATGGTGAAATTGTCCGGGTGCTAGAGAAGGGTTTAGTTGgtgatgaagaaaaagaatgttCTCCTGAGGAAGAAGAACTAGAAGGTGATGGCGATGATGGGGAGGATTGGTGTGACGCTTGTCGGGTTGATTATGACGAAAAAGAGAAGGAGATCCAAATCGATAGGGACACGTTCTCGGGCTTTCTGCATAGGGTGTCTCTTGACCAAGCCAAGCTCTATGCGAAAATGGCTTACTTGGGCAACCTTGCCTATGCCATTTCCGAGATCAAG CCTGCAAACCTTTTAAAAACTTGCGGCCTGCGATTGGTAACATCATCAGTGGACGAGAGAGGATTGGTGGCAAAGGCTGCCGAAGATCAGGTGTCAAATGAAGTCCAGGAAGAATCACAGCAAGCAAAAGAAATGACCGAAAATGAGAAGCAGAAGAGCAGTGGCTATCAACTGAGTGCATCTGCTGCTTATCATGCAGCTGCTTCTGCTGCTTCTTACATGCATTCTCACGTGAAGGGTATACTCTCTTCCACACCATCTGATGCAGAGTCAGACCAAAGGTTGCTCGGAGAAACAATGGACGGAGTTGATATAATGAACTCAGACATGGTCAATTTCATGGCCGCTACCGACTCTGTGACAGCAGTGGTAGCTGCTGAGGAAGAAGTGAAGCAGGCTCTAGCTGATGATCTAAAGTCAAAATATTCGTCACCGTGTGAGTGGTTCATTTGTGACGATGATCGAAGCAACACAAGGTTCTTTGTTATTCAG GGGTCAGAATCATTGGCTTCCTGGCAAGCAAATCTACTCTTTGAACCTATTCAATTCGAG GGATTTGACACTCTTGTTCATAGAGGCATATATGAGGCTGCAAAAGGCATGTACGAGCAAATGTTGCCCGAAGTAAGGGCTCACCTAAAAGCCCACGGAGACCAAGCAACCTTCCGTTTCACCGGCCATTCACTCGGGGGAAGCCTCTCATTACTTATCAACCTAATGCTTCTAATACGGGGAGAAGTGCCTGCCTCTCAACTGCTTCCAGTTATAACATTCGGTGCTCCATCGATTATGTGTGGAGGTGATCGTTTACTTC AACTCGGGTTGCCTCGAAGCCATGTCCAAGCAGTTACAATGCACAGAGATATTGTTCCACGAGCCTTCTCTTGCAGTTACCCTAATCACGTCGCTGAGCTTCTGAAGGCCATTAATGGGAATTTCAGGAACCATCCATGTCTTAATAATGAG AAGCTCTTGTACGCTCCAATGGGAGAGCTTTTGATCCTACAACCTGACGAGAAATTCTCTCCTCGCCATGACCTCCTTCCTTCTGGTAGTGGCCTGTACCTTCTGAGCTGCTTGCTTACTGATTTTTCCGAAGGACAGAAACAGATCCGAGCTGCTCAGAAGCTCTTCTTTGATTCTCCTCACCCACTTGAGATCCTCAGTGACCGAGGGGCCTATGGTC GAGGAACCATTCAGAGGGACCATGACATGAATTCTTATTTAAAGTCGGTGCGTGTTGTAATAAGGCAAGAACTGAACCGTATCCGCAAGGccaggagagagaggaggaggaagctcTGGTGGCCCCTTGTGGGCTCTACGGACTTAAATGATGGGATCGTCCTTGACCGGACCGTTAGGCCAATCAACGCAGGACAGCATCAGTTCAGC TTCTCAGGCATAATAGGAACCGGACAGGAATCTATCAAGCGGTTTAGTCGGCTTGTTGCTTCTCAAAGGATGCATTTATTCATGGTGTTACTGTTACCTGCGAGGTTGTTACTTCTCGGGGCATATAGCGTGATCAGCTTCAGTTAA
- the LOC116189388 gene encoding uncharacterized protein LOC116189388, translating to MESPIIVRMILLKTAMALLLVSSPVAAQEIELVKEVCGKTSVRYDDCTEALYDFQTVTTKDLRALTMLTLNLAMANSSEAMGFVSGMVENSPPAMKPVLDSCFGFLYGSYFSFHSAILDINMGGKSTAASLITNALAGPADCRTAMELAKVSIPAVQTRCNNVEFFGKISYTATSMLTKTGS from the exons ATGGAATCCCCGATAATCGTCAGGATGATCCTGCTTAAGACTGCAATGGCTTTGCTACTCGTCTCGTCTCCCGTCGCCGCTCAGGAAATCGAACTCGTCAAGGAG GTATGTGGGAAGACCTCGGTGCGGTACGATGACTGTACGGAGGCGCTGTACGACTTCCAGACGGTGACAACTAAGGACCTCCGGGCCCTCACCATGCTGACCCTAAACTTGGCCATGGCCAACTCCTCAGAGGCAATGGGCTTTGTCAGCGGCATGGTCGAGAACTCGCCACCAGCGATGAAGCCTGTGCTGGACTCGTGCTTCGGCTTCTTATACGGCTCCTACTTCAGTTTCCACTCGGCCATCCTCGACATCAACATGGGGGGTAAGTCGACTGCCGCCTCGCTTATCACCAATGCCCTGGCCGGGCCTGCTGACTGCCGGACGGCAATGGAGCTAGCCAAAGTCAGCATTCCGGCGGTCCAAACCCGATGCAATAACGTGGAGTTCTTTGGCAAAATCTCCTACACTGCTACTTCAATGCTCACCAAAACGGGCagttga
- the LOC116187665 gene encoding BRCT domain-containing protein At4g02110, translating to MLESPSPPKPFLGVSFFLIGFDPDTHRKIRAKLVSSGGVDAGQCGPNCTHVIVGRIVYDDPICVAARNDGKVVVTGLWVDHSYDIGMPADTSSIMYKPVRDLNGIPGAKDLVMCLTGYQRQDREDIMMMVSFMGAQFSKPLVANKVTHLLCYKFEGEKYELAKKMKKIKLVNHRWLEDCLRDWEILPEANYSKSTYELEMVEAEVKDSEEDNDNKFVEQPRENVIKRSPTFKVGTATFLLPTAAGEPSKRLDDIGSVQHPSDVPGVEPKSTPTKETRESSNVNNCQQMLGGLNASSIKASSPTIIKEASEKTPSPAISQKGALRSPEASHIDAKLSSLSYSRKGPRRTSLGMQDGIELGKGDSSKSPTEKGDGSIGNLSIRLEQVEGVNASDNVQIPSTVNEATAEGTKGKSPQKRKLEVSSGDSMSQKMNQHVNLSTSDAPITSNRTQVPEASALAGQPVLASAYNLSLGHEKICPNKIIDWDAVGKEVSFFSSSNRPNSGERQGKSYLPSKDVGSGTDGDKKTASPASEIMPIVGKLDIAATRADETVDRRTEKQALKVSSSRRLEEDITIATIPEWGNGDMLDRENEKVDENQTRKTMVAKKKTLGSRPKLCKSANLKGSIYLKDDASLDNTKNSSIDGEEMTVPDNSSNRNDGKASSPHRDVEALDGLRSVSVTQSRDMAQDAAADMDDETEAPDEDNSVPEKKDNGENSKRVETAPAADAAKEEECAHDAANMSDPNAYDVEKASDVGRFKQGESVSKGRNGKGKSTEGRKPSTANRKRKVPLATKERVDHNGTAMEEKKRPKSNGKTKSERKFEISSEAEKENKVVVNADHSVSGAKMQSKKASSKFEKIAVKMNHEPGETNANSTKVVHRRSEPARFILSGHRQQRKEFKQVIRKLKGKFCRDSHQWSYQATHFITPGPIRRTEKFFAAAASGRWILKADYLSACNQAGKFLDEEPHEWRENGQSAGTAINLEAPRKWRLLRERTGHGAFYDMRIIIHGVLIAPSLDTFKRVVKAGDGTILATSPPYNRFLSKGVDFAIVGPGMPKEDIWVQEFLKHEIPCVLADYLVEYVCKPGEPLEKHVLYNTHAWAESSFSRLQRKAEEIVVPESSDNSGDLSCAVCGSTDRGDVMLVCGDDTGTIGCGIGTHIDCCDPPLKAVPEEDWLCPVCSGGRDSYSNSGMKRKREGSVLRSKQ from the exons ATGCTGGAATCTCCCTCGCCGCCCAAGCCCTTTCTCGGCGTCAGCTTCTTCCTCATCGGTTTCGACCCCGATACCCACCGCAAG ATCCGGGCAAAGCTTGTTAGCAGCGGTGGAGTTGATGCTGGCCAGTGCGGTCCCAACTGCACTCATGTGATTGTGGGTAGAATTGTATAT GATGATCCTATTTGTGTCGCGGCTCGCAATGATGGCAAGGTGGTTGTTACAGGCTTGTGGGTTGACCATAGTTATGACATCGGGATGCCTGCGGACACGTCCTCG ATTATGTACAAACCTGTTAGAGATCTAAATGGAATACCTGGTGCCAAAGATCTAGTTATGTGCTTGACGGGGTACCAGCGACAAGATCGAGAGGACATTATG ATGATGGTGTCATTCATGGGAGCACAATTTTCCAAGCCACTGGTCGCAAACAAAGTGACTCATCTTTTATGCTATAAGTTTGAAG GAGAGAAGTATGAGCTGgccaagaaaatgaagaagataAAGCTGGTTAATCACAGGTGGCTGGAGGATTG TTTAAGAGACTGGGAAATTCTTCCTGAAGCTAATTACAGCAAGAG TACCTATGAACTGGAAATGGTGGAGGCTGAAGTAAAGGATTCTGAAGAAGATAATGACAATAAGTTCGTGGAACAGCCAAGAGAAAATGTCATCAAGAGGAGTCCTACTTTCAAAGTTGGGACTGCTACCTTTTTACTTCCCACAGCAGCGGGTGAACCGTCAAAGAGACTGGATGATATTGGTTCGGTTCAGCATCCATCAGATGTTCCTGGTGTGGAACCGAAGTCAACACCCACAAAAGAGACTAGAGAATCATCAAACGTTAATAATTGTCAACAGATGCTTGGAGGTCTGAATGCGAGCAGTATAAAGGCCTCAAGTCCAACTATCATTAAAGAAGCTTCTGAAAAAACACCTTCTCCAGCTATTTCACAGAAGGGGGCCTTGAGAAGTCCTGAAGCTTCTCATATTGATGCAAAACTTAGTTCCTTAAGTTACTCTAGGAAAGGCCCCAGGAGAACATCACTTGGAATGCAGGATGGCATTGAACTAGGCAAAGGGGACTCCTCAAAATCACCAACAGAAAAAGGTGATGGCAGCATTGGCAATTTGTCCATAAGACTGGAACAAGTAGAAGGTGTAAATGCTTCTGATAATGTTCAGATTCCTTCCACTGTCAATGAGGCAACTGCTGAAGGTACAAAAGGTAAATCACCacagaagagaaaactagaagTCTCCTCTGGTGATTCTATGTCACAGAAAATGAATCAGCATGTAAATTTATCAACATCAGATGCTCCAATCACAAGCAATAGGACTCAGGTACCTGAAGCATCTGCTTTAGCAGGTCAGCCTGTCCTTGCTTCTGCTTATAACTTGTCTTTGGGCCACGAAAAAATCTGCCCGAACAAGATCATTGATTGGGATGCCGTGGGAAAGGaggtttcatttttttcatccTCCAATCGTCCAAATTCTGGTGAAAGACAAGGAAAATCGTACTTGCCATCGAAAGACGTTGGTTCAGGGACTGACGGGGACAAAAAGACTGCATCTCCTGCCTCTGAGATAATGCCTATAGTAGGAAAACTTGATATAGCTGCAACCCGAGCTGATGAAACAGTAGACAGGAGAACTGAGAAGCAAGCTCTTAAAGTTTCATCCTCGAGGAGATTGGAGGAAGATATCACTATTGCTACAATCCCTGAATGGGGAAATGGTGATATGCTTGATAGAGAGAATGAGAAGGTAGATGAAAACCAGACTAGGAAGACGATGGTTGCTAAAAAGAAGACTTTAGGCTCTAGGCCTAAGCTTTGTAAGTCTGCTAACTTGAAAGGTTCTATATACCTCAAGGATGATGCTTCCTTAGACAACACTAAGAATTCTTCAATTGATGGAGAGGAGATGACTGTCCCTGACAATTCCTCCAATAGAAATGATGGTAAAGCGTCCTCTCCACACAGGGATGTTGAAGCATTAGATGGGTTGAGGAGTGTAAGTGTTACTCAATCTCGGGATATGGCTCAAGATGCTGCAGCTGACATGGATGATGAGACCGAGGCTCCAGATGAGGATAATAGTGTTCCTGAGAAGAAAGACAATGGAGAAAATTCCAAGAGGGTGGAAACGGCACCTGCTGCAGATGCAGCCAAGGAAGAGGAGTGTGCTCATGATGCAGCAAATATGTCCGATCCTAATGCATATGATGTTGAAAAGGCGAGTGATGTGGGTAGATTTAAGCAGGGTGAATCAGTATCAAAAGGCAGAAACGGGAAAGGAAAATCCACTGAAGGGAGAAAACCTTCTACAGCTAATAGGAAGCGGAAGGTTCCCTTAGCTACAAAAGAGAGAGTGGATCATAATGGAACTGCGatggaagagaagaagagaccaaagtcaaatggaaaaaccaagaGCGAGAGAAAGTTTGAGATCTCCTCAGAGGCAGAGAAGGAGAATAAGGTGGTTGTGAATGCCGATCATAGTGTCAGTGGGGCCAAAATGCAGTCTAAGAAAGCATCTTCGAAGTTTGAGAAAATAGCAGTAAAGATGAACCACGAGCCTGGAGAAACAAATGCTAACTCTACTAAGGTGGTTCACCGAAGAAGTGAGCCTGCACGGTTTATATTGAGTGGACATAGACAACAAAGGAAGGAGTTTAAGCAAGTCATTCGGAAACTGAAAGGGAAATTTTGCAGGGATTCCCATCAATGGTCTTATCAGGCAACACACTTCATTACACCAGGGCCCATTCGAAGGACAGAGAAGTTttttgctgctgctgcctcTGGAAG GTGGATCCTTAAGGCTGATTATCTGAGTGCCTGCAATCAGGCAGGGAAATTCCTCGATGAAGAGCCTCATGAATGGCGTGAAAATGGCCAAAGTGCAGGGACTGCAATTAATTTGGAGGCTCCGAGAAAATGGCGGCTCTTGAGGGAGAGAACAGGACATGGTGCATTCTATGATATGCGCATAATAATACATGGAGTTCTCATTGCACCATCCCTG GATACGTTCAAACGGGTTGTGAAAGCTGGAGATGGGACGATACTGGCTACTTCCCCGCCATACAACCGCTTCCTGAGCAAAGGAGTGGACTTTGCTATAGTTGGCCCCGGGATGCCCAAAGAGGACATCTGGGTGCAGGAGTTCCTCAAACACGAGATTCCCTGCGTACTTGCAGATTACTTGGTGGAGTATGTTTGCAAGCCCGGGGAACCACTTGAGAAACACGTGTTATATAACACTCATGCTTGGGCAGAGAGTTCGTTTTCTAGACTGCAGAGAAAAGCCGAAGAGATTGTGGTCCCGGAATCCTCAGACAACAGTGGCGACCTGAGCTGTGCAGTTTGTGGATCGACTGATAGAGGTGATGTGATGCTGGTCTGTGGTGATGACACTGGTACCATTGGTTGTGGGATTGGTACTCATATTGATTGCTGTGATCCTCCGCTCAAAGCTGTTCCCGAAGAGGATTGGTTGTGCCCAGTTTGTAGCGGAGGCAGAGACAGTTACTCCAATTCTGGTATGAAAAGGAAACGGGAAGGCTCGGTTTTGAGGAGTAAGCAGTAG